A stretch of Phoenix dactylifera cultivar Barhee BC4 chromosome 16, palm_55x_up_171113_PBpolish2nd_filt_p, whole genome shotgun sequence DNA encodes these proteins:
- the LOC103712122 gene encoding FRIGIDA-like protein 4a codes for MGSAAAAISSSLVQESFEELERQRELITSCTLLWKELSDHFSSMERDLQLRSESLRTKRQSLDLSTQSSLASLHRRELSIDGAVDLALAKVQERCDAALLALSSPASPVDNNNDTNDLPGKLRSFCTRMDSDAVWDLVVSKRKEVELLRSELPLALADCIDPAKFVMNAISKVFPVDRRPPAAAAKSPNDLGWACVLILESLVPVLADPELGTARPLVTRSVRERAREMANAWKEGLEQRGGIESAKPPDAHTFLQHVVTFGIVEKEDREFYRRLVASFAWRRQMPKLALSLGLEDSMADIIVELISKGQQLDAINFSYEAGLQDKFPPVPLLKSFLKDSKKATSSCSEDRNNSGQAVNNGSRKEQSALRSVMKCIEDHKLEAEFPLEGLQKRLENLEKAKVEKKRPSGGGPANKRTRANNGGPMPPAKAGRLTNNAYVSSFPATTTFVRSPSAHAAYPAAAPPYPYDRPAGHGVYGSRSPPAIRDPYAYPTEEVAAAALGASYPSAPMSYPAYCGYNNGLAGYSNGLTPGYQQAYYR; via the exons ATGGGTTCGGCGGCGGCCGCCATCTCGAGCTCTCTGGTGCAGGAGAGCTTCGAGGAGCTGGAGAGGCAGCGGGAGCTGATCACGAGCTGCACTCTTCTGTGGAAGGAGCTCTCCGACCACTTCTCCTCCATGGAGCGCGACCTCCAGCTCAGGTCCGAGTCTCTCCGAACCAAGCGCCAGTCCCTCGACCTCTCCACCCAGAGCTCCCTCGCCTCCCTCCACCGCCGCGAGCTCTCCATCGACGGCGCCGTCGACCTCGCCCTCGCCAAGGTCCAGGAGCGCTGCGACGCAGCTCTCCTCGCGCTCTCCTCCCCCGCTTCCCCCGTCGACAACAACAACGACACCAACGATCTCCCCGGCAAGCTCAGATCTTTCTGCACCAGGATGGACTCCGACGCCGTCTGGGACCTCGTCGTCTCCAAGCGGAAGGAGGTCGAGCTTCTCCGCTCTGAGCTCCCCCTGGCCCTCGCCGACTGCATCGATCCCGCCAAATTCGTCATGAACGCCATCTCCAAGGTCTTCCCCGTCGATCGCCGGccaccggcggcggcggcgaagtCCCCCAACGATCTCGGCTGGGCCTGCGTGCTGATCCTGGAATCCCTGGTCCCCGTCCTGGCGGATCCCGAGCTGGGGACGGCCCGCCCGCTGGTGACGCGCAGCGTGAGGGAACGGGCGAGGGAGATGGCCAACGCGTGGAAGGAGGGTTTGGAGCAGCGCGGGGGGATCGAGAGCGCCAAGCCGCCGGACGCGCATACGTTCCTCCAGCACGTGGTGACCTTCGGGATCGTGGAGAAGGAGGACAGGGAGTTCTACCGGAGGCTCGTGGCCAGTTTCGCATGGCGGAGGCAGATGCCCAAGCTCGCACTCTCCTTGGGTCTTGAGGATAGTATGGCTG ATATAATTGTGGAACTAATTAGTAAGGGTCAGCAGCTTGATGCAATAAATTTTTCCTATGAGGCTGGTCTTCAGGACAAGTTCCCTCCTGTACCATTACTGAAATCCTTTCTGAAAGATTCCAAGAAGGCTACATCTTCATGTTCAGAGGACCGCAACAACTCTGGCCAAGCTGTG AACAATGGCAGCCGCAAGGAACAGTCAGCTCTTCGGTCGGTTATGAAATGCATCGAGGACCACAAACTTGAAGCTGAGTTCCCCTTGGAAGGTCTCCAGAAACGACTCGAAAATTTAGAGAAGGCTAAGGTGGAGAAGAAAAGGCCATCTGGAGGTGGTCCTGCCAACAAGCGCACACGAGCCAACAATGGGGGACCAATGCCTCCAGCCAAGGCTGGTCGTCTAACAAACAATGCTTATGTGTCTTCTTTTCCTGCTACGACGACATTTGTGCGATCACCATCAGCCCATGCTGCATATCCGGCTGCTGCCCCTCCCTATCCTTATGATAGGCCAGCAGGACATGGGGTCTATGGCAGCCGAAGCCCGCCAGCTATTAGGGACCCATACGCATATCCAACTGAGGAAGTAGCCGCTGCTGCTCTTGGTGCCTCTTACCCATCAGCTCCGATGAGTTATCCTGCCTATTGTGGTTACAACAATGGTTTGGCAGGTTACAGCAATGGATTAACGCCGGGGTATCAGCAGGCTTATTATCGGTAG
- the LOC103712125 gene encoding uncharacterized protein YwkD — MGAAEGVQLSHIARETSDLKRLADFYQEVLGFERIEAPKFVEFEVIWLRIPFNSSFALHLIERNPQSKLPVSPYGSSSSSPPSPVADPRALSRGHHLAFSVSNFDSLVRTLKEKGIETFEATQPDGKTRQVFFFDPDGNGLEVQSREAS; from the exons ATGGGGGCTGCCGAGGGTGTCCAGCTTAGCCACATCGCCAGGGAAACCTCGGACTTGAAGCGTCTCGCCGATTTCTATCAGGAG gTGCTGGGGTTCGAGAGGATCGAAGCCCCCAAATTCGTGGAATTCGAGGTGATATGGCTCCGTATCCCCTTCAACTCCTCCTTTGCCCTCCATCTCATCGAGAGGAATCCCCAGTCTAAGCTCCCGGTGAGCCCCTACGGCAGCAGCTCATCGTCCCCTCCGTCCCCCGTCGCCGATCCCCGTGCTCTCTCCCGGGGCCATCACCTTGCCTTCTCCGTCTCCAATTTCGACTCTTTGGTCCGAACCCTCAAG GAAAAAGGGATTGAGACGTTTGAGGCGACCCAACCCGATGGTAAGACGAGGCAGGTCTTCTTCTTCGATCCAGATG GTAATGGCTTGGAAGTACAAAGTCGGGAAGCCTCTTAA
- the LOC103712123 gene encoding ferredoxin C 1, chloroplastic, whose translation MATATSLLNFSSTTKPFLLQPSPRHQKNHQALPLRRRAAAAATYKVTIEHEGTARTIEVGPEETILGRALEEGLSVPHDCKLGVCMTCPARLLAGEVDQSEGMLSDDVVERGYALLCASYPRSDCHIRTIPEDELLSLQLATAND comes from the coding sequence atggcCACGGCGACGAGCCTCCTCAACTTCTCCTCCACCACCAAGCCCTTCCTCCTCCAACCCAGCCCACGCCACCAGAAGAACCACCAAGCCCTCCCCCTCCGCCgtcgggcggcggcggcggcaacgTACAAGGTGACGATCGAGCACGAGGGAACGGCGAGGACGATCGAGGTGGGGCCGGAGGAGACGATCCTGGGGCGGGCGCTGGAGGAGGGGTTGTCGGTGCCGCACGACTGCAAGCTGGGCGTGTGCATGACGTGCCCCGCGCGGCTGCTGGCCGGCGAGGTGGACCAGAGCGAGGGGATGCTGAGCGACGACGTGGTAGAGCGCGGCTACGCCCTCCTCTGCGCCTCCTACCCCCGCTCCGACTGCCACATCCGCACCATCCCCGAGGACGAGCTCCTCTCCCTCCAGCTCGCCACCGCCAACGACTGA
- the LOC103712124 gene encoding late embryogenesis abundant protein 31-like isoform X2 produces MPSSNVTTPGSSSPRPTSPGNALSRLPPAASSFEACIFSINCYNDGGPVTPSNSTLQVVAQFAVPAPAAGGAPPEGEPVTMGEALEAEVLTDGEKKVDRADAAAIQAAEVRATGLGGVTPGGVGSEAQAAAASNARGEQEVSLRDVLRDATSKIRRDKVVTPEDSRKVAAAEQRNRGQGASEGGVAASVVAASRLNENRKA; encoded by the exons ATGCCCTCCTCAAACGTGACGACCCCGGGCTCGTCGTCGCCGAGACCGACCTCCCCGGGAAACGCCTTGTCACGGCTTCCACCGGCGGCCAG CTCGTTCGAGGCTTGCATTTTTTCTATCAATTGTTACAATGATGGGGGACCAGTtaccccttccaactccacgcTTCAGGTTGTGGCGCAGTTCGCAGTTCCGGCGCCGGCTGCTGGAGGGGCACCGCCGGAGGGTGAACCGGTGACGATGGGGGAGGCACTGGAAGCAGAGGTATTGACGGACGGAGAGAAAAAGGTGGACCGCGCCGACGCGGCGGCGATCCAGGCAGCCGAGGTCCGGGCAACGGGGCTTGGAGGCGTGACGCCGGGGGGCGTGGGCTCGGAGGCGCAGGCAGCGGCGGCCTCCAACGCCCGCGGCGAGCAAGAAGTCAGTCTCCGTGACGTCCTAAGGGATGCGACGTCGAAGATTCGGAGGGACAAGGTGGTCACCCCGGAAGACTCACGGAAGGTGGCGGCGGCGGAACAGCGGAACCGGGGTCAAGGAGCGTCGGAGGGGGGCGTGGCGGCGTCGGTGGTGGCAGCATCGAGGCTCAATGAGAACAGAAAGGCATAG
- the LOC103712124 gene encoding late embryogenesis abundant protein 31-like isoform X1 → MDTPHRVTRHLYLYLLLAPQKRFRPTSPKDMSQRQSQRGQAEPVLPVSGDPVARSERDALLKRDDPGLVVAETDLPGKRLVTASTGGQVVAQFAVPAPAAGGAPPEGEPVTMGEALEAEVLTDGEKKVDRADAAAIQAAEVRATGLGGVTPGGVGSEAQAAAASNARGEQEVSLRDVLRDATSKIRRDKVVTPEDSRKVAAAEQRNRGQGASEGGVAASVVAASRLNENRKA, encoded by the exons ATGGATACCCCGCACCGCGTAACCCGGCATCTCTATCTTTATTTATTACTTGCACCGCAAAAGCGCTTTCGTCCCACCAGCCCAAAGGACATGAGCCAGCGGCAATCTCAAAGGGGGCAGGCCGAGCCCGTGCTCCCCGTCTCCGGAGACCCCGTGGCTCGCAGCGAGCGTGATGCCCTCCTCAAACGTGACGACCCCGGGCTCGTCGTCGCCGAGACCGACCTCCCCGGGAAACGCCTTGTCACGGCTTCCACCGGCGGCCAG GTTGTGGCGCAGTTCGCAGTTCCGGCGCCGGCTGCTGGAGGGGCACCGCCGGAGGGTGAACCGGTGACGATGGGGGAGGCACTGGAAGCAGAGGTATTGACGGACGGAGAGAAAAAGGTGGACCGCGCCGACGCGGCGGCGATCCAGGCAGCCGAGGTCCGGGCAACGGGGCTTGGAGGCGTGACGCCGGGGGGCGTGGGCTCGGAGGCGCAGGCAGCGGCGGCCTCCAACGCCCGCGGCGAGCAAGAAGTCAGTCTCCGTGACGTCCTAAGGGATGCGACGTCGAAGATTCGGAGGGACAAGGTGGTCACCCCGGAAGACTCACGGAAGGTGGCGGCGGCGGAACAGCGGAACCGGGGTCAAGGAGCGTCGGAGGGGGGCGTGGCGGCGTCGGTGGTGGCAGCATCGAGGCTCAATGAGAACAGAAAGGCATAG